aggcagaagcaggcctggAAAGCATGAGAGGAGAAAGTCAGCAGATAGGTAAGTAAGCAAGGATGCATTTCTGTATCTGCTCCTGAGTACAGGTGTGATGTCactagctgcttgagttcctgccttcgCTTTTCTGAAACGATGGTAGTAACTTGGAATTGTaagcaaataaaatcttttctttcccctctaagttgctttttgtcagcaTGTTTGTCATAGCACCAGAACCGAAACTAGAATACCAACTCTTCAAAATTCAGTATGTGCTTTATACTTCATCCACCTGGTGAGTACAACTCACCACACTAAAAAGGCTCATGGTCACAGAAACCACCTTGGAGAAGAGCCAGGAAAGTAGCTTCATGGTACCCAGAAGTCCAGGCTGATAGGACAGGACAAGGGGGTCCCTGGTGGCCTTGCCCTGCTGGGTACTACTGGCCACGGGGCTTCTGAGAACACAGCAGGAGGAGCAGATAGCCTAGCCCCTGCAGTGTGACAGAGGGCCTAGGGCCAGGGCCAAGCCTCAGGGGTGGGCACCACTGCAAGATCTTAGTTTCTGCTATTTAGGGGAAACCTAACAGCACATTCATCCCTTGCAATCATTCACTTACCTCTCTCCTATCTGATTTCCCCATCTTTCCGTGAGGGtgggctgaggcaagaagaaaagATTGCAATTTCAGGAAGACCTTGGCCAACTTGACATTGCACCTCCTGCAGCTTCACTGGGTATGGTCCAGACCCACCCTTCTGTCCCCCAAACTCCAACTCttttaataaaatgatgaaagATGAGAAGGAAAGGTGGGATCTCACAAGTGTGTTAGTCCAGCCCTGCAAAAGATGCCATGTGCCTGGAATAAATAGTCCAGTCTCCCAGCACAGTCTCCTCTTCAGCCTGTGGGCAGAGCTTTGGCCTGAAAGACATCATATTACCCAATGGCTCTGGGACAACAAGAATGACAGTGAACTGcagctctctccagccctggtccaAAGCAAGTGTCAGACAGCAAAAGGGCATGGATTTTCTGCAGAGAAGGCTCCTACAGTGAAGACTAGCTTTGGGGGCTCTGGGGATGGCATGGTAGAGGCCTACGGGGTCCTAGCTAGGAAAATGGCTGCTGTAGCTGttgggctgggctggggagaCTCCCAGGCTTGGAGAAAGCACCAGTACTCTTATTCTAAGCAGGGAGGTGGAGGATCAAGTCCTGACTTGGGTTCCAGTACAAGAGGCTCTCCTGACCCTTGCTCTTCTAGAAACCTAGCCTCGTGTAATTACCACTCGGTAATCTGTTTCCACATCCACTTCCCAGATAATTCATTGGTTTACAAACAACAGGAGCAGAAATTTCTGAGAAAGCAGAACTTTAAAGAGGCCGTTGAGAAGGGGGTGGCACgcgcacggggggggggggcaggggggttCATATCCTACTTAGCCCATCCTGCAGCATCCGGACTTCACTATGCAAATGGTTATATAAAGTGTCCAGGACTTCACTGTACACACCAACTTCTAACTGCCTTGGAACAAGAGCTTCCTTTAAGCACAAAACATGGTCAGGGAGGACGGCTCCAAATCCACCGTGATTAACATCAGCAGCGACAATGTCCCAAAGGATTTTATTACCTGGTCCACATTTAACACAGTGTTCATGAACAGCTGTTGCCTGGGTTTCATTGCCTATATCTTCTCTGTGAAGGTGAGTGTCCTTGTGGTGGGAGTGATGGGACAGGAGATATGTGTGAGATTGAGGCTCTTCCTGCCCAGAGGGTACCCGGGACATGCACACAGccttgtgtttgtgcatgtgtaacGACACTCTGTGTTTGGTGTCCAGTATgtatctatgtttgtgtgtgtagactGTGTATACAGCATATAGAGTATGTGGGTTTTATGTGTCTTGGAGACTCTCTTAGGTAGGCAAAGGGTGAGGCTGCCTGGGGATTCTGGGTAAGACTATCTCCACTCTAGTTTAGAGGAATTCTCCTTACGGCTTACTTTCTGGACTGCCCCTTTACCATTAAGACTGGGGCACCAGTCTGTGTGAAAGTGGGGCTTCCAGAAAACAGTACCTCATGGTGGGTTGAGCAGACAATGCTGTACTGTGCTGGACAGTCTGAGTGTGTgaaagggagaggggtccttgaCCTGAGGGAGGAGATTGCAGTGGATAGGAGGACAATgggggaactgaggcagagaaccAGGCTCTCAGATGACTTGCTCCAAGGCTACACTGATCATTTGGTCTCTTCTAGTCCAGGGACAGGAAGATGGTAGGTGATGTGAATGGGGCCCAAGACTATGCTACAACTGCCAAGCGACTGAACATCGCTGCTGTGATCGTCTCCATCGTCTCGTTCATTGTACTTATCATTGTAATCAGCCAACAAAAATAGAGGATAGGCATCAAGGGTGTGACTCCACGAAGTATGTGCTCTTTGTATACAGGGTCAACGGATTAAATTCTGTCATACGCTGTTTCCTTGGGGAAATCGTGCATGTGCTCCACCCTTCCCAGTTGTCCCCTATCCTGTAGAGGCCCTGACTCTACTCCTCATGTGACGGTTGCCCTCACACAGCTGTTCACATTGGAGTCAATAAAGTGTGCTGTGACTCTCTGTCCCCTGACTGGTCCTGTACTGCACTTACTCGGGTTTTCTTCCTGTCTAGGAGCAGCTATGGGGCGGCGGGGTTTGGGGGGTATAGTGCAGGGCATTCACAGCTAGGAAGGGCTCTGGCCTCTTGCTGGAGACAGCAGCTGACAAGCATCCCGCATAGGTCCTCTTTTACTTAGCAGGCACAGGCTGGCAGTAACTAAGTATGGCCTATCTCTGGCTCCACATACCCAGAGCACTCAGCAAGGGTGGAGAGTCATAAGCTAGGGAGTCCTCATTCCAGGGATAAAGGGCCAGTCCAGGGTCCTCCCAGTTCAGGAGGAAGAAGCTTCAAACCCTGGACAAACTGTGTCCAGGGTTTCTGTGGTGGCCTCTGGCTTGGATTCTGGGCAGGCTGCTTACACCACCAACTAGATGCAATGACCCTTACCTTCTCGAACACTTCTCACAGATCAGGGGGTGGACAGCAGGagtgggtggtggggtgggggtggggtagtgaACAGGAAGTCTTCGCTGCCAGGCGCCACCTGCTGACGGTGGAGCACATTATCACTCTTGGGTCCTCTGATCTGAGATGGGAGGGCAGGACTTCACTGGTCTTGGCACCCTTCACCATCAGTCTGAACTGGAAATTCAGCTCTTCTCTTCCTGTATGCGGTTGGTACCTGTGTTTCCACCTCATTTTGGAAATCCACCTTAAGATTACAAGTCTTTGGAGCCTCCCAGGTGGCACCGTCTTTCTGTGTTGGTACTTGGATTCTAGTCCTGGGTTCTGATCACCTTGTGATGCTAAGCAGGGCTAGAGATGCCCTCTTCACCAAGGTCCAGGGTTCTGGAGCAGAATCACTTCCTTCACTGGGAGCTGAGCTTGTCTTAGGAAGGCAGGATACCTAATGGTAGTGAAGACAGAGCTCTCCCACTGGGAGAGCTGCTATCATATTGGAGGAGAGTGAGTCCACCAGACTAGGTCTCAGGGATAAATCAAGGCCTGTTCAGTTTCCACCAGCCAAGGAAAAAATTTCTGAGAAGGTCCCAGTGTGACATCTCCACTAAAACTCATGGCCCTGGGCCTTCAGAGAGCTCAACCTCAGATCCAGGTCATGACTGAATGAAGGTAGAGACTTTGGGACAAGGAACACAGTCCCGATGGTCACACTTCAGGTTTTCCTAATGCTGTATATGAGCAATGGTTGGGCAACTATCCCATGGCATGGAAACCTCAGATGTGTTAGGCACTGTTGGGCacaggagccaggcagtgatcTCCAGACTGAACACCATTCTAACCTTTGTCTCAAGAGTAACATATGGGCCTAGATATGGCTAGTGTTTACTACAACCCCTGAGTGAAGACACAGTGGGGCTGCTCAGCCTGGGAGAGCCCCCATGCTCCTTCCCACTCACCAAATGTGTAACTGGAGCAGAAACAATGGAAGTTGTTATAACTCCCCATTGTGTTGGTGACCTGCAGGGCAGGGTAGAGTGGTCAGCTTGCCAGGGAGACTCCAAGTTGCTCCCTAGCCAAAACCAGAGAGTAAACAATGTCTCAGCCTGAGAAGACAGCAGAGAAACCCCAGCCCCCCAGCCTACACTGAGCGGGGAGAGGGGGAGATGCTGAGTTTTCCTCAGCTGTGTGGCAGCTACAGGACAGAGGGTCTCTGGTAGGAGACAATGGGTTCCTGCGACCCACCAATAGGAGTCCATTTGGAGATCAGTCCCACATAGACAAGGCTGTGGGTCTGAAATGTACAGGGACACGAAACCAGAAAGTGTGGCCTCTCTATTTCATCTCTACTGAAGGACACTGGCCAgacctgtagggagccgtccctgcattctccattacaagatggcgcctgcatccggcaggcaccgaatgtaaacaagattattgcgcaggcgctgggtaattttccattccttgatctctgcctattccgtggcgtcatatggccggatgagctgcagccaatcatggggtgacacgtccgaggcggcggttgccagcctttattaggggacgggattcttggctcggggtctccgctctgggaagcttatgctctttcactctcaagacgcattaaagcttgtctgcagaaggatccgagtgtcccgtgtatgatttcttgctggcgagaaatacagagcgcgcgggacacagACCTatccctggagagcagagtcAGGACAGAACCTGACAGATCAAATGTCAACAATGGTGTATTGTGTCAGAAATGGATCATTCAAGATGGAGCAAAAGGTTGGCCCTGGTCCTTAGTCTTGCAGCTGTGTTTGTCAATCCCTGCCCTCTGGCAAAGGTTACCCATAGGACCAAatgaagaagatggaaaaatccAAAGATGGCTTCTCAATGTATGTGCCCCATGGGGAAGAGCAAGGCAAGACAGGAAGAGACCTCTTCCAGCCCACTTGGGGCGGGGGGACATGAGATACTGAACATACATGCAGGACTGGGTATAGCTCCCCACCTTTGTGGATAGGGAGATAGATGTGAAGGCCTGGATACGGCAAGGCCCTCATAGCTCACCAAAGCTACCAGGAGAGAGGAAGTAGGGTCCCAGTAACTGAGGATGGCAGAGCAGTGGCCACAAAGTTTGAAACGACCATTAACTTTCAGTATAGTCTCTGTCATGGCTAGAAAAACATCTGGGAACAAAAGTGTTTGACTTCAGGAATATTGTGAGACCATAGTAAACAGAACTATGGTTGAAATTAAATATTGCTGACTTAAAAAATAGTTatactgctgggtggtggtggcacacacctttaatcccagcactcaggaggcagaggcaggcagatcgctgtgagtttgaggacagcctagtttacagaacaacttccaggacaggctccaaagctacatagaaaaaccctttcttgaaaaaccagtaaacagccgggtggtggtgacgctcgcctttaatcccagcactcgggaagcagaggcaggcagatctctgtgagttagagaccagcctggtctacaagaggatagcctccaaagccacagagaaaccctgtctcgaaaaaccaaaaaaaccacacacacaaatgaaaaaccaataaacaaacaaacaaacaaataaataaacaaaaataccacAATCCAACATCCCTGAAACCAGACTGTGTTGTGACCACAGGACAACACTTGATTTACAAAAGCTCAGGGGTTAGTCATATTATTTCGTCTCCCACAAGGCTGAAAGGCAACAGGAGAGTAAACTGCTGGCCATCAATTCAAACTTTCCCCTCATGGATGTGTGAGGAGTAGTGTGATGTAGGCCCTGTTGGAGAATTTTTCCACAGGACACAAAGGAATAGCATGCCAGAATTCAATGGAACCCGCACTCTCAGGCTCCAGTCATAGTCACCGCCCCCAGGTCAAAGCCCTACTCTGTATATGGTGGCCCTGGGCCTGAGGCCTGGCATGAGTCTCTGTGAGGGAGCAGGCGAGTACATGGATATCACACTACCTATTCCAACAGGCAGGACTCTGTCAGGGAAGTTGATTAAGTCAGCACCAACTAACAGGGTTGCAAAGGGGTGACTACAGGAGGTACTGTTATATATGTTATGTTAACATAATGAATGAAATGACTAGAACCTAGAAACTGAAGGAGCCACAAACCCCAAGACTCAGAGCTCTAGGAAGGGTGGGTGCTGCAAGGCGCCTTGAGGCAGGTCTGGTAGCCTGGCCCTCACGGTACCACCAAGATAGAAAGTGGATACAACTCCTAGTAGGAGAGTCCAGGCCAGGCCTCCCTGCTGTCAAGGAAGTGTAGCAAACAAAATCGTTCAGCATAATTAGGAGTGGCTTTCGGTGCCACAGCCCTCACCTCACCAGCCACTTGAGAGGGCTTTTCTGGCACAATGAAGGCCTTAGTGAACATTCCGCTAGCACTAATAAATTATGATAGGGCTGGAGCAATAGGGAGTTGGAGTAGCACAAATGTGACAGCCCTGGACAGGGAGGTCATAGCCATGTGGCCTGGGATTAATCAGTCCTAACACCAAAGTCCAGTACTGACCACACTTAGGGCATTAGGTCTCTGTAAAAGGAGACACAGACAGGTACAGTTTACCCCAACCTCTACCTGCAGCAAAGTCAGTAGAACTGGCCTCCATAGTGGGTGTAGTGGGCATGGTGGGCACCCTGTATtgctgggagaaggggaggtTATGTAGGGGCTGGCTTGCACCTTGGTCAGGGACAGTGAGGTTCTGCAGCTGTAAGCCTGAGTTTGGTAGACTCCAGGACCCCTCATtcataaacagtgaagttaagcCCTGGGACAAGTCCTGACTTGGGTTCCCGGACAGGAAGCTCCCCTGATTCACAGTCCCTCTTGACATCCTGCCCTGAAGTAATTTGATCCACAGGACGTTTAGATCCACGCCCCTCAGGACTCAGCCAATTCTCATTAAGCCAAAATTCAGGAAAAGGAAACTTCTGAGAAACCGAAACTGCTGGAGAAAGGGCGGACCCACAGAGCTCTTCATCCTTACCCCTCACTGCTGGTTTTGCGCTGCACCATGAACCACACTTCTCAAGCCTTCTTGACTCCTACCAATGGGGGGCAGCCCCCAAACTATGAAAGAATCAAGGAAGAATATGAGGTGGCTGAGCTGGGGGGCTCCCATGGCTCAACCTCTGTCAGAACCACCGTGATCAACATGCCCAGAGAGGTCGCTGTGCCTGACCATGTGGTCTGGTCCCTGTTCAATACGCTCTTCTTGAATTTCTGCTGCTTGGGTTTCATTGCCTATGCCTACTCTGTGAAGGTGAGTGTGGCGGAGGTGGGAGTGACAGTGTAAGAAGGTGTGTGGGAGCCCGAAGCTCATTTACTCAGATGGCacctgtgtgcgtgtgcgtgcgtgtgagGTGtcctttgtttaaaatgtttgtgtGCATTCTACTTCTGTGTtgtgtatgcatggtgtgtgtgtgtgtgtgtgtgtgtgtgtgtgtgtgtgtgtgtgtctactggCTTAAAGACTCTCTAGGGCAGATATAGGGTGAGGCTGCCTGGGGATCCTGGAGTCAAGACAGTCCCAACGCAGTCTAGAGGAATACCTAGAGTGCTCCCTCCACCTTGCACACTGGGTTGCTAGCCTGCTTGAAAAATGCCGGGGAGATTCATGGGAAACAACACTCCATGGTGGGGTGAGCAGAAAGTCCTAGGGCCTCCTGCATGGTCAGTACATAAAATGTTCTTGACCTCCGTGGGAGAGAGACAGTCCACAGGGAGTATGATGAGGAAACTGTCAGGGCATTTGCCCATCAGCTCCAGGGCCACTGACCACCTGCTCTGCTCCAGTCTAGGGACAGGAAGATGGTGGGCGATGTGACTGGAGCCCAGGCCTACGCCTCCACTGCCAAGTGCCTCAACATCAGCGCCCTGGTCCTCAGCATCCTCATGGTTGTCATTACCATCATTGCTGTCGTCTCCATTATGGTTTCTGCTGGTCGTCTTTACATTTAGTAGAGGATTCTGGCTTTTGGTCCTGACATGTGCTGCCACCATCCACAGCTGCTTTGCTCCTTTACTCCTCCCTATATAGAGGTTAACACTCACCCATCTGTCCATCGTGGATTCAATAAAGTACACATGGTAGTTACTGTGCTTTGACTGGTCGTATTCAGCTCGCCCCTCAATCTTCCTTTCTCTAAGGTGGGCAGATTGGTTATTCTCAATTTGGCAGGTATCTGGCTCACTGCTGTGGACATTTGCTGGTCAAAGTCCTGGATGGTATTTGGCTGCTCCAGGCAGGGAGAGCTTGAACTTCATCCAGCCCTGGCCACATATTCTCATGGCATCCAGCCCAGTTCAGAAGTggaggaccaccaggccagggtcCTTTCCTttcaggaagaagaaaactgtGACCCAGACAAGATGTGTTATGGGT
The DNA window shown above is from Cricetulus griseus strain 17A/GY chromosome 3, alternate assembly CriGri-PICRH-1.0, whole genome shotgun sequence and carries:
- the LOC100757825 gene encoding interferon-induced transmembrane protein 3 isoform X3 yields the protein MNHTSQAFLTPTNGGQPPNYERIKEEYEVAELGGSHGSTSVRTTVINMPREVAVPDHVVWSLFNTLFLNFCCLGFIAYAYSVKSRDRKMVGDVTGAQAYASTAKCLNISALVLSILMVVITIIAVVSIMVSAGRLYI